GGCGGCCGTGGTGGAGTTCATCCACACCGCCACGCTGCTGCACGATGACGTGGTGGACGAGTCGACGCTGCGGCGCGGCCGCCCCACCGCCAACGAATCGTTCGGCAATCCGGCGAGCGTGCTGGTGGGCGACTTCCTCTACTCGCGCGCCTTCCAGATGATGCTGGATGCCAACAACATGCGCGTCATGCAGATCCTGGCGGAGGCGACCAACGTGATCGCCGAGGGCGAAGTGCTGCAGCTCATGAACATGCACGACGCCTCGCTCGACGAGGCCGGCTACCTGCGCGTGATCCGCTCAAAGACGGCCAAGCTCTTCGAGGCCAGCACCCGCCTGGCCGCCGTCCTGGCAGGCTCGGATGCCGCCACCGAGGAAGCATGCGCCTCCTATGGCCAAGCCATCGGCACCGCCTTCCAGGTGATCGACGACGTGCTCGACTACGAGGGCGATGCCAGCGAAACCGGGAAGAACGTCGGCGACGACCTGCGCGAAGGCAAGACGACGCTCCCGCTCATCCTGGCCATGCAGCGCGCCGCGCCCGCCCAGAGCGCCCTGGTGCGCAACGCGATCGAAACCGGCGATGCCAGCCAGCTGGCCAACATCGTCGCCATCGTCCGCGAGACAGGCGCGCTCGACGCCACGCGCGCGGCGGCGGCGGCCGAAGCGCAACGCGCGATCGATGCATTGCGTGGTTTTTCTGCGAATTCGCACGCGGAGGGTTTGCTACAATTGGCGGCTCAGTTGCTTGAGCGACGCGCCTAGACGACCCACCCGTGGGCAACCAGACGACTCCTCTTTTTCTGCAACCACCATCGGGGTGTAGCTTAGCCTGGTAGAGCGCTACGTTCGGGACGTAGAGGCCGGAGGTTCGAATCCTCTCACCCCGACCAGCCTTTTGTGGCTGTAACGCCAAATGCTGCGCGGTCGTCACGGCGCGCCGGTTTACAGTCAAAGGGCGATCAGCGATGATCGTGAAGCACTTTTTCACGTTTTTTACATTCGCTGATGGCCGCTGCCGAACCTCCTGTCAAAGATAGCTCGACCGTCGCCCTCCCAGGCCTAGCCCGAGCGTTGATCTCTGCGGGCAAACTTCCAGCGAAAACGGCCGAGGAGATCTATCAGCGATCTCTCATTTCGCGGTCGAGCTTCATCGCAGAATTGACAGGCACCGGCGCGGTGTCGGCCGCCGACCTGGCCCACACGCTCTCCAGCGCTTTCGGTGCACCGCTGCTGGATCTGGACGCCATCGATCCGCAACGCCTGCCCAAAGACCTGCTCGACCCCAAGCTGTGCCTGGCCTACCGCATCGTGGTGCTGAGCAAGCGCAACAACCGCCTCATCGTGGCGACGGCCGATCCGTCCGACCAGCAGGCGGTCGAGAAGATCAAGTTCGCCTCCCAGATGGGCGTGGACTGGGTCATCGCGGAATTCGACAAGCTGTCCCGGATGGTCGAGGCGGCCGCCGTCAGCGCGGCCGAGAGCATCGACACCATCGTCGGCGCGGAATTCGAGTTCGATGAAGCGGCGGTTGAAACGTCCAGCGACGCGGCCGATCAGGCAATGGCCGAGGTCGAGGATGCGCCGGTGGTGCGCTTCCTCCACAAGATGCTGCTCGACGCCTTCGGCATGCGGGCGTCGGACATCCACTTCGAACCCTACGAGCACCAGTACCGCGTGCGCTTCCGCATCGACGGCGAACTGCGCGAGATCGCCAGCCCGCCGCCGGTGATCAAGGACAAGCTCGCCTCCCGCATCAAGGTGATCTCGCGGCTGGACATCTCCGAGAAGCGCATCCCGCAAGACGGCCGGATGAAGCTCAAGATCGGCCCCGACCGGGTGATCGACTTCCGGGTCAGCACCCTGCCCACGCTCTTCGGCGAGAAGATCGTGATCCGTATCCTGGACCCGAGCAGCGCCCGCCTGGGCATCGACGCGCTCGGCTACGACGCGGTCGAGAAGGAGCGCCTGCTGACGGCCATCGGCCGGCCCTATGGCATGGTGCTGGTCACCGGGCCGACCGGCTCCGGCAAGACGGTGTCGCTCTACACCTGCCTGAACCTGCTGAACAAGCCCGGGGTCAACATCGCGACGGCGGAAGACCCGTCCGAAATCAACCTGCCCGGCGTGAATCAGGTCAACGTCAACGAGAAGGCCGGCCTGACCTTCGCCGCGGCGCTGCGCGCCTTCCTGCGGCAGGATCCGGACATCATCATGGTCGGCGAAATCCGCGACCTCGAAACGGCCGACATCTCCATCAAGGCCGCGCAGACCGGCCACCTGGTGCTGTCCACCCTGCACACCAACGATGCGCCGACCACGCTCACGCGCATGCGGAACATGGGCATCGCGCCCTTCAACATCGCGTCCAGCGTCATCCTCATCACCGCGCAGCGGCTGGCGCGGCGGCTGTGCACCGTCTGCCGCACGCCGGCCGACGTGCCGCGCGAAGCGCTGCTCGATGCGGGCTTCAAGGAAGAAGACCTTGACGGCTCCTGGAAGCCGTACCGGCCGGTCGGCTGCTCGGCCTGCAACGGCGGCTACAAGGGGCGCGTGGGCATCTACCAGGTGATGCCGGTGTCCGAAGAAATCCAGAAGATCATCCTGCGCGACGGCAGCGCGATGGACATCGCGAAGCAATCGGAAGCCGAGGGCGTGCGGTCCCTGCGCCAATCCGGCCTCAAGAAGGTCATGCAGGGACTGACATCGCTCGAGGAAGTGGTGGCGGTCACCAACGAATAGCACTCACAAGCGGAGATCTCCCATGGCAACGGCAACATCCACGCCCCGCGGACACAAGGAGTTTGTGTACGAATGGGAGGGCAAGGACCGCAACGGCAAGCAGGTCCGGGGCGAACTCCGCGCGGCCGGCACGAACCAGGTCCAGGCGGCATTGCGGCGGCAAGGCGTGCTGCTCACCAAGGTCAAGAAGCGCCGCATGCGCGCCGG
The sequence above is drawn from the Variovorax sp. J2L1-78 genome and encodes:
- a CDS encoding polyprenyl synthetase family protein — protein: MAEVDRVIARRLDTGVPLVSHVSQYIISAGGKRLRPALLLLMAGALEYRGEQRFNLAAVVEFIHTATLLHDDVVDESTLRRGRPTANESFGNPASVLVGDFLYSRAFQMMLDANNMRVMQILAEATNVIAEGEVLQLMNMHDASLDEAGYLRVIRSKTAKLFEASTRLAAVLAGSDAATEEACASYGQAIGTAFQVIDDVLDYEGDASETGKNVGDDLREGKTTLPLILAMQRAAPAQSALVRNAIETGDASQLANIVAIVRETGALDATRAAAAAEAQRAIDALRGFSANSHAEGLLQLAAQLLERRA
- the pilB gene encoding type IV-A pilus assembly ATPase PilB — encoded protein: MAAAEPPVKDSSTVALPGLARALISAGKLPAKTAEEIYQRSLISRSSFIAELTGTGAVSAADLAHTLSSAFGAPLLDLDAIDPQRLPKDLLDPKLCLAYRIVVLSKRNNRLIVATADPSDQQAVEKIKFASQMGVDWVIAEFDKLSRMVEAAAVSAAESIDTIVGAEFEFDEAAVETSSDAADQAMAEVEDAPVVRFLHKMLLDAFGMRASDIHFEPYEHQYRVRFRIDGELREIASPPPVIKDKLASRIKVISRLDISEKRIPQDGRMKLKIGPDRVIDFRVSTLPTLFGEKIVIRILDPSSARLGIDALGYDAVEKERLLTAIGRPYGMVLVTGPTGSGKTVSLYTCLNLLNKPGVNIATAEDPSEINLPGVNQVNVNEKAGLTFAAALRAFLRQDPDIIMVGEIRDLETADISIKAAQTGHLVLSTLHTNDAPTTLTRMRNMGIAPFNIASSVILITAQRLARRLCTVCRTPADVPREALLDAGFKEEDLDGSWKPYRPVGCSACNGGYKGRVGIYQVMPVSEEIQKIILRDGSAMDIAKQSEAEGVRSLRQSGLKKVMQGLTSLEEVVAVTNE